TAACTCTGCATAAAGTTTCTCTCTCATCTTCTCCATAGTATTAGATTGCTTGTCTACTAAGTCCCATTTGTTGACTACCACAATTATAGGCTTTAACTCTTCAGCAGCTATTCCAGCTATTCTCTTATCTTGCTCACTTAGCCCCTCTTTACCATCTAACATAAGTAAACATACATCTGCTCTTTTGATAGTTTTAATCGCTCTAAGTACTGAATAGTATTCTAAGCTCTCCTCTACCTTTGATTTTCTTCTGATACCAGCAGTATCTATTATCATATATTTTTTCTCATCATACTCTACAATAGTATCTATAGCATCTCTTGTAGTACCAGCTATATCACTTACTATTGTTCTCTCTTCTCCAGCAAGTCTATTTACAAGAGAAGATTTTCCAGCATTTGGCTTACCTATGATAGCAAGTTTTAATACATCCTCTTCCTCTTCAGGAATATCGATCTTCTTTATCATATCAGTTACCATATCTAGCATATCCCCAAGGTTTACCTTGTGTCCTCCAGATATTGGTATTAGATGTTCAAATCCTAATGCCCAGAAATCATATACATCATCTTGTTGCTCTAAGAAGTTATCTATCTTGTTTACACAAAGTATGATTGGTTTATTCTTCTTTCTCAGAATATATGCTATCTCTTCATCTAATGGATTTACTCCACATTTTCCATCTACAACAAATAGGATTACGTCTGCTTCATTCATAGCAACCTCTGCTTGTTGTTTAATCTTTGTCATCATAAAGTCATTGTTTCTTGGCTCTAGTCCTCCAGTATCTACTACTACGAACTCAGTTCCATTCCACTCAGTCTCTCTATAAAGTCTATCTCTTGTAACCCCTGGCATGTCATCAACGATTGCCACTCTATCTCCTACTAGGTTATTAAATAGCGTTGATTTTCCTACGTTTGGTCTTCCAACTATTGCAACAATAGGCTTCATCTTTTACCTCCCTATCTCTTTTTCTCTTTATTATTAAAGTTTTTCTTTACCTGTTTAAAATTTGTTTTTTTACTATTTGGTTTATCATTAGTTTTACTCTTACTCTCACTCTTAGTTTTTACACTCTTCTCCTGTGGTATAACTATATCTTTTTGTCTTTGCTTCCTTCCATTATCTTTTTCTACAAACATTTTCTTTCTAGTAAATGGATTTATCTCTGTATAGTACATAAGAGTAGAATATGTAGATGGTGTCGGAGTAAATATCTGTACCTGCTCTGGATTAACTTTCAATTCAGCAGAAGCAAATCTTTTCAGATCTAACATATCTTTTTCATCACACCCAGGATGA
This Candidatus Fusobacterium pullicola DNA region includes the following protein-coding sequences:
- the der gene encoding ribosome biogenesis GTPase Der; protein product: MKPIVAIVGRPNVGKSTLFNNLVGDRVAIVDDMPGVTRDRLYRETEWNGTEFVVVDTGGLEPRNNDFMMTKIKQQAEVAMNEADVILFVVDGKCGVNPLDEEIAYILRKKNKPIILCVNKIDNFLEQQDDVYDFWALGFEHLIPISGGHKVNLGDMLDMVTDMIKKIDIPEEEEDVLKLAIIGKPNAGKSSLVNRLAGEERTIVSDIAGTTRDAIDTIVEYDEKKYMIIDTAGIRRKSKVEESLEYYSVLRAIKTIKRADVCLLMLDGKEGLSEQDKRIAGIAAEELKPIIVVVNKWDLVDKQSNTMEKMREKLYAELPFLSYAPIEFVSALTGQRTTKLLEIADQIFEEYNKRISTGILNTVLKEAVLMNNPPTRKGRVVKINYATQVSVAPPRFALFCNYPELIHFSYARYIENKFREAFGFDGSPILISFEKKNGEE